The Nocardioides salarius genome includes a region encoding these proteins:
- a CDS encoding SCO1664 family protein: MSPEQQVDLVEHELELRGRILPASNATFLGTIGELQVVYKPIAGERPLWDFPGAVLAHREVAAHVVAQVFAGPDRPVLVPRTWLREGPHGPGMVQEWQEPDPEAEAVTLVPSGSTPEGYLHVFDGYDAEDRLVSLVHEDTAALRSMAVLDVLLNNADRKGGHVLAMGDGRRYGVDHGIAFHTEPKLRTVLWGWLGAPLTDADRAAVERVRDGVRGAECGGAGEPLADRLVPLLADDEIEALARRCERLLARGTMPAPDADGPAIPWPPF, translated from the coding sequence GTGAGCCCTGAGCAGCAGGTCGACCTGGTCGAGCACGAGCTCGAGCTGCGCGGGCGCATCCTGCCCGCGTCGAACGCCACCTTCCTGGGCACCATCGGCGAGCTCCAGGTGGTCTACAAGCCGATCGCCGGCGAGCGCCCCCTGTGGGACTTCCCCGGCGCCGTGCTGGCCCACCGCGAGGTGGCGGCCCACGTCGTGGCGCAGGTCTTCGCCGGCCCCGACCGGCCGGTGCTGGTGCCGCGCACCTGGCTGCGCGAGGGCCCGCACGGCCCCGGCATGGTCCAGGAGTGGCAGGAGCCCGACCCGGAGGCCGAGGCCGTGACCCTGGTGCCCTCGGGGTCGACGCCCGAGGGCTACCTGCACGTCTTCGACGGCTACGACGCCGAGGACCGGCTGGTCTCCCTGGTGCACGAGGACACTGCGGCGCTGCGCTCGATGGCGGTGCTCGACGTGCTGCTCAACAACGCCGACCGCAAGGGCGGGCACGTGCTGGCGATGGGCGACGGGCGCCGCTACGGCGTCGACCACGGCATCGCCTTCCACACCGAGCCCAAGCTGCGCACGGTGCTCTGGGGCTGGCTGGGCGCACCGTTGACCGACGCCGACCGGGCCGCTGTCGAACGGGTGCGCGACGGGGTTCGCGGAGCGGAGTGCGGGGGAGCGGGGGAGCCGCTGGCCGACCGGCTGGTGCCCCTGCTCGCCGACGACGAGATCGAGGCGCTGGCCCGGCGCTGTGAGCGGCTGCTGGCCCGAGGCACCATGCCGGCCCCCGACGCCGACGGCCCGGCCATCCCCTGGCCGCCGTTCTGA
- a CDS encoding alpha/beta hydrolase translates to MRLPHRLPHRLTTSIALLAAPALLLGPTTSGAAGSAEPEPGPEPGSAAYVQRDTENVADAYGRIHGEGGQLRNPAYLPALVAQSSALSVARLLAQAAEPTRPALTAGNLVPGWDVGNPLRASWSGTRGRSQRVAFTNRYGALLRGTVWAPAEGARDPYSGRRLRGPFPGVVITPGSVQGSEGMYEWLAQDLAERGYVVLTYDVQGQGGSETFPHPDGSAFPFCDPTTEPPPAEVSDEMTGCPGVPFQQQANFEVGTRDALSFLLATPARPWANPGSTGAAVDAANPFHRLLDRRRERHPVTPGRRHRIAVIGHSLGAAAVSQVQAVDKRVATVVALDKLGTPTADDVDLRPVVPALGVQSEYGFAVTPWQLSGGSSIQPQPSPDGPDPRRERATGWDAWDAAGVDSMMLVPRASTHLEYTDIPLVLPASRWGQALTSVTVQRWLDRYLKHRGGPRALLRQRIDYLEPTGGGAWSPVRLRRDEHLSFYYCSAYRLDAAGSTQRRVLRDGDVTDVGC, encoded by the coding sequence GTGCGCCTGCCCCACCGCCTGCCCCACCGCCTGACCACCTCGATCGCGCTGCTGGCGGCGCCCGCCCTGCTGCTGGGCCCCACCACGTCCGGCGCGGCGGGCTCCGCGGAGCCCGAGCCGGGCCCGGAGCCCGGCTCGGCGGCGTACGTGCAGCGCGACACCGAGAACGTCGCCGACGCCTACGGGCGCATCCACGGCGAGGGCGGCCAGCTGCGCAACCCCGCCTACCTGCCCGCGCTGGTCGCGCAGAGCTCCGCGCTGTCGGTGGCCCGGCTGCTGGCCCAGGCCGCCGAGCCGACCCGTCCGGCCCTGACGGCCGGCAACCTGGTGCCCGGCTGGGACGTCGGCAACCCGCTGCGTGCCTCGTGGTCGGGCACCCGGGGCCGGTCGCAGCGGGTGGCCTTCACCAACCGCTACGGCGCGCTGCTGCGCGGCACCGTGTGGGCACCGGCCGAGGGCGCCCGCGACCCCTACTCCGGCCGGCGGCTGCGTGGACCGTTCCCGGGCGTGGTGATCACCCCGGGCTCGGTGCAGGGCTCCGAGGGCATGTACGAGTGGCTGGCCCAGGACCTGGCCGAGCGTGGCTACGTCGTGCTGACCTACGACGTGCAAGGCCAGGGCGGCAGCGAGACCTTCCCGCACCCCGACGGCTCGGCGTTCCCGTTCTGCGACCCGACCACGGAGCCGCCGCCCGCCGAGGTGAGCGACGAGATGACCGGCTGCCCGGGGGTGCCGTTCCAGCAGCAGGCCAACTTCGAGGTCGGCACCCGCGACGCCTTGTCCTTCCTGCTCGCGACGCCGGCGCGACCGTGGGCCAACCCGGGCAGCACCGGGGCCGCCGTCGACGCCGCCAACCCGTTCCACCGCCTGCTCGACCGGCGCCGCGAGCGTCACCCCGTGACCCCGGGCCGGCGCCACCGGATCGCGGTGATCGGCCACTCCCTCGGCGCCGCGGCGGTCTCGCAGGTGCAGGCCGTCGACAAGCGGGTCGCCACCGTCGTGGCCCTCGACAAGCTCGGCACCCCCACCGCTGACGACGTCGACCTGCGCCCGGTGGTGCCCGCCCTCGGCGTGCAGTCCGAGTACGGCTTCGCCGTCACGCCGTGGCAGCTATCGGGCGGCAGCTCCATCCAGCCGCAGCCCAGTCCCGACGGGCCCGACCCGCGCCGCGAGAGGGCGACCGGGTGGGACGCCTGGGACGCCGCCGGGGTCGACTCGATGATGCTGGTCCCCCGCGCCTCCACCCACCTGGAGTACACCGACATCCCGCTGGTGCTGCCGGCCAGCCGCTGGGGCCAGGCCCTGACCAGCGTCACCGTGCAGCGCTGGCTCGACCGCTACCTCAAGCACCGCGGCGGGCCGCGGGCGCTGCTGCGCCAACGCATCGACTACCTCGAGCCGACGGGCGGCGGGGCCTGGTCACCGGTGCGGCTGCGCCGCGACGAGCACCTGAGCTTCTACTACTGCTCGGCCTACCGCCTCGACGCCGCCGGCTCGACCCAGCGCCGGGTCCTGCGCGACGGGGACGTCACCGACGTGGGCTGCTGA
- a CDS encoding glycosyltransferase, producing MSGIDALVVVVPVHDEQEVLGACLEAIETAAARVRAREAAAPRVQVVVVLDACTDASAEVAAAHGVRTVHCGARSVGAARALGVDTGTAGCAPDRWERTWVATTDADSRVPASWLDDHLAAAEHGHDLLVGPVQPDAAGLDAPVLAAWHERHRGGRLHVHGANLGVRLSAYRAVGGFADLGTGEDVELVRALLEAGTPAVRQGRPVITSAREHGRAPDGFAGYLRALRIAVAEGASA from the coding sequence GTGAGCGGCATCGACGCGCTCGTGGTGGTCGTCCCGGTCCACGACGAGCAGGAGGTGCTGGGCGCCTGCCTCGAGGCCATCGAGACCGCTGCGGCCCGCGTGCGCGCCCGGGAGGCCGCCGCCCCGCGGGTGCAGGTCGTCGTGGTGCTCGACGCCTGCACCGATGCCAGCGCCGAGGTCGCTGCCGCCCACGGCGTGCGCACCGTGCACTGCGGGGCGCGCAGCGTCGGGGCAGCGCGGGCCCTGGGCGTCGACACCGGGACCGCGGGGTGCGCGCCCGACAGGTGGGAGCGCACCTGGGTGGCCACGACCGACGCCGACAGCCGGGTGCCGGCGTCGTGGCTCGACGACCACCTGGCCGCCGCCGAGCACGGCCACGACCTGCTCGTCGGGCCGGTGCAGCCCGACGCGGCCGGCCTCGACGCTCCCGTGCTCGCGGCGTGGCACGAGCGGCACCGCGGCGGGCGGCTGCACGTGCACGGCGCCAACCTCGGGGTGCGGCTCTCGGCCTACCGGGCGGTGGGTGGCTTCGCCGACCTGGGCACCGGCGAGGACGTCGAGCTGGTGCGCGCGCTCCTCGAGGCCGGGACGCCCGCGGTGCGGCAGGGGCGTCCGGTCATCACCTCGGCCCGCGAGCACGGCCGGGCGCCCGACGGCTTCGCGGGCTACCTGCGCGCGCTGCGCATCGCCGTGGCCGAGGGCGCGTCGGCCTAG
- a CDS encoding undecaprenyl-diphosphate phosphatase, with product MLDLLKAVVLGLIQGLTEFLPISSSAHLRIFPELFGWGDPGAAFTAVVQIGTELAVLIYFRHDIWRIASTWLRSLFQPEWRGHVDARMGWYIIIGSLPIVVLGIALKDVIEQDFRSLWIIGSTLVVLGVVLGIADRYGRNDRAIKKMGLRDALLMGLAQAAALVPGVSRSGATISMGRFLGFERAAATRFAFLLAIPAVVGAGLFQLSEIPGGDNAYGWGPTLVGTVVSFIVGYAAIAWLLRYVSTNSYTPFVVYRVLLGGTVLVLLGTGVLTA from the coding sequence GTGCTGGACCTCCTCAAGGCTGTCGTGCTCGGCCTCATCCAAGGGCTCACCGAGTTCCTCCCGATCTCCAGCAGCGCCCACCTGCGGATCTTCCCCGAGCTCTTCGGCTGGGGCGACCCGGGCGCGGCGTTCACCGCGGTGGTGCAGATCGGCACCGAGCTGGCGGTGCTCATCTACTTCCGCCACGACATCTGGCGCATCGCCTCCACCTGGCTGCGCTCGCTGTTCCAGCCCGAGTGGCGCGGCCACGTCGACGCCCGGATGGGCTGGTACATCATCATCGGCTCGCTGCCGATCGTGGTGCTGGGCATCGCGCTCAAGGACGTCATCGAGCAGGACTTCCGCAGCCTGTGGATCATCGGCAGCACCCTGGTCGTGCTGGGCGTCGTGCTCGGCATCGCCGACCGGTACGGGCGCAACGACCGGGCGATCAAGAAGATGGGCCTGCGCGACGCGCTGCTGATGGGCCTGGCCCAGGCCGCGGCGCTCGTGCCGGGCGTCTCGCGCTCGGGTGCGACCATCTCGATGGGGCGCTTCCTGGGCTTCGAGCGCGCCGCCGCGACCCGGTTCGCGTTCCTGCTGGCCATCCCCGCGGTCGTGGGCGCCGGGCTGTTCCAGCTCTCCGAGATCCCCGGCGGCGACAACGCCTACGGCTGGGGCCCCACGCTGGTGGGCACCGTCGTCTCGTTCATCGTCGGCTACGCCGCCATCGCGTGGCTGCTGCGCTACGTCAGCACCAACTCCTACACGCCGTTCGTCGTCTACCGCGTCCTGCTCGGCGGCACGGTGCTGGTGCTCCTGGGCACCGGCGTGCTCACCGCCTGA
- a CDS encoding magnesium and cobalt transport protein CorA, which produces MIVDAAVYHDGVRTPVDCEDADYAALRARASERGGFVWVGLHEPGPEELSAVAEAFDLHPLAVEDAVKAHQRPKLERYEHGLFLVLKTLWYVDEEDAVETGEVNLFVGPDFVVTVRHGHGLELSPARSFLESSEQVLTHGPSSVVYAVCDRVVDAYVAVVDELQVDVDEVEESVLSPARTNDSVRIYTLKREIAEVRRAVQPLREPLHRFSDGAVHGVDPEAGPFFRDVLDHLNRTAELVDNLDALLSTAFDVHVARIQLQQNDDMRKISAGAALVVVPTLIAGVYGMNFEHMPELGWALGYPFALLLMVAASGLLWWQFRRSGWW; this is translated from the coding sequence GTGATCGTCGACGCGGCCGTCTACCACGACGGCGTCCGGACCCCGGTGGACTGCGAGGACGCCGACTACGCGGCGCTGCGCGCCCGCGCCAGCGAGCGGGGCGGCTTCGTGTGGGTGGGGCTGCACGAGCCCGGTCCCGAGGAGCTCAGTGCCGTGGCCGAGGCCTTCGACCTGCACCCGCTGGCCGTCGAGGATGCCGTCAAGGCCCACCAGCGACCCAAGCTCGAGCGCTACGAGCACGGGCTCTTCCTGGTGCTCAAGACGCTCTGGTACGTCGACGAGGAGGACGCCGTGGAGACCGGCGAGGTCAACCTCTTCGTCGGGCCCGACTTCGTCGTCACGGTGCGCCACGGCCACGGCCTGGAGCTCAGCCCGGCGCGCTCCTTCCTCGAGTCCAGCGAGCAGGTGCTGACCCACGGGCCGTCCTCGGTCGTCTACGCCGTGTGCGACCGGGTCGTCGACGCCTACGTCGCGGTGGTCGACGAGCTGCAGGTCGACGTCGACGAGGTCGAGGAGTCGGTGCTCTCGCCCGCCCGCACCAACGACTCGGTGCGCATCTACACCCTCAAGCGCGAGATCGCCGAAGTGCGCCGCGCCGTGCAGCCGCTGCGCGAGCCGCTGCACCGCTTCAGCGACGGCGCGGTGCACGGCGTCGACCCCGAGGCCGGGCCGTTCTTCCGCGACGTCCTCGACCACCTCAACCGCACCGCCGAGCTCGTCGACAACCTCGACGCCCTGCTCTCGACCGCCTTCGACGTGCACGTCGCGCGGATCCAGCTGCAGCAGAACGACGACATGCGCAAGATCTCCGCCGGCGCGGCGCTGGTGGTCGTGCCGACCCTGATCGCCGGGGTCTACGGGATGAACTTCGAGCACATGCCCGAGCTGGGTTGGGCGCTGGGCTACCCCTTCGCGCTGCTGCTGATGGTGGCGGCCTCCGGGCTGCTGTGGTGGCAGTTCCGGCGCTCCGGCTGGTGGTGA
- a CDS encoding aldo/keto reductase has translation MQQRSLGATGLRVSRLGLGTMTWGRDTDEHEARDQLVSFVEAGGTLVDTAAAYADGHSEELLGSLIGDVVDRDDVVLATKAGLGLRKGKLRVDTSRGRLLSTLDASLRRLGVDHVDLWQVHTWHDGVPLEETLSALDLAVSSGRASYVGISNYAGWQTAQAATWQRAVPGRTVLASTQVEYSLLNRGIEHEVLPAAEATGLGVLAWSPLGRGVLTGKYRTGTPADSRAATSQFSSFVGAYLEERSAGVVEAVARAAEGLDLSPLQVALAWVRDRPGVTAPIVGARTAAQLASALETEDVELPGEITAALDDVSAD, from the coding sequence ATGCAGCAACGCTCACTGGGCGCGACCGGGCTCCGCGTCTCCCGCCTCGGCCTGGGGACGATGACATGGGGCCGTGACACCGACGAGCACGAGGCGCGCGACCAGCTGGTCTCGTTCGTCGAGGCCGGCGGCACCCTCGTCGACACCGCCGCGGCGTACGCCGACGGGCACTCCGAGGAGCTGCTCGGCTCGTTGATCGGCGACGTCGTCGACCGCGACGACGTGGTGCTGGCCACCAAGGCCGGCCTGGGGCTGCGCAAGGGCAAGCTGCGCGTCGACACCTCGCGCGGGCGGCTGCTGAGCACCCTCGACGCCTCGCTGCGCCGCCTGGGCGTCGACCACGTCGACCTGTGGCAGGTGCACACCTGGCACGACGGCGTTCCGCTGGAGGAGACGCTCTCGGCGCTCGACCTGGCCGTGAGCAGCGGCCGGGCGTCGTACGTCGGGATCTCCAACTACGCCGGCTGGCAGACCGCGCAGGCCGCCACCTGGCAGCGCGCCGTGCCCGGGCGCACCGTGCTCGCCTCCACCCAGGTGGAGTACTCCCTGCTCAACCGGGGCATCGAGCACGAGGTGCTGCCCGCCGCCGAGGCCACCGGCCTGGGCGTGCTCGCCTGGTCGCCGCTGGGTCGTGGGGTGCTGACCGGGAAGTACCGCACCGGCACCCCGGCCGACTCGCGTGCCGCGACCTCGCAGTTCTCCTCCTTCGTGGGCGCCTACCTCGAGGAGCGCTCGGCCGGCGTCGTCGAGGCGGTCGCCCGCGCCGCCGAGGGCCTCGACCTCAGCCCCCTGCAGGTGGCGCTGGCCTGGGTCCGCGACCGGCCCGGGGTCACCGCCCCCATCGTCGGCGCACGCACCGCCGCCCAGCTGGCCAGCGCGCTGGAGACCGAGGACGTCGAGCTGCCCGGCGAGATCACCGCGGCACTCGACGACGTCTCGGCCGACTGA
- a CDS encoding histidine phosphatase family protein — protein sequence MATMVLIRHGRTTANATGVLAGRTPGVELDETGRAQAQRAGERLAGVPLAAVVTSPMLRCCQTADAVLAQQGAAPVLETDDGVTECDYGDWQGGALKDLAGEPLWRTVQTQPSAVTFPGGESMAGMQARAVAAVRRLDARVEAEHGPGAVWAVVSHGDIIKSVLADALGLHLDLFQRIGVDPASISMVRYTEQRPYVLASNTHAGDLAWLVPPPAADEQASTGDAPVGGGAGPDEPVPARPGGSAGSAAPLG from the coding sequence ATGGCCACGATGGTGCTGATCCGGCACGGACGCACGACCGCCAACGCCACCGGCGTCCTCGCCGGACGCACCCCCGGCGTCGAGCTCGACGAGACCGGTCGCGCGCAGGCGCAGCGGGCGGGGGAGCGGCTCGCTGGGGTGCCGCTCGCGGCGGTGGTGACCAGCCCGATGCTGCGCTGCTGCCAGACCGCGGATGCGGTGCTGGCCCAGCAGGGCGCGGCCCCGGTCCTCGAGACCGACGACGGCGTCACCGAGTGCGACTACGGCGACTGGCAGGGCGGCGCGCTGAAGGACCTGGCGGGCGAGCCCCTGTGGCGCACCGTGCAGACCCAGCCCTCCGCCGTCACCTTCCCCGGAGGGGAGTCGATGGCGGGCATGCAGGCGCGCGCCGTGGCCGCCGTACGCCGCCTCGACGCGCGGGTCGAGGCCGAGCACGGCCCGGGCGCGGTGTGGGCCGTGGTCAGCCACGGCGACATCATCAAGTCGGTGCTCGCCGACGCGCTGGGCCTGCACCTCGACCTCTTCCAGCGCATCGGCGTCGACCCGGCCTCGATCTCGATGGTGCGCTACACCGAGCAGCGGCCCTACGTGCTGGCCAGCAACACCCACGCCGGCGACCTGGCGTGGCTGGTGCCGCCGCCCGCGGCCGACGAGCAGGCGAGCACGGGCGACGCCCCCGTCGGCGGCGGCGCGGGGCCCGACGAGCCCGTCCCCGCACGACCGGGTGGGTCGGCCGGCTCCGCGGCGCCCCTAGGCTGA
- a CDS encoding DUF3090 domain-containing protein → MPVVHAFDPPERFVTGTVGEPGSRTFFLQARSGSRVVSVALEKQQVAALAERVDELLDEVMGSETSTAVIPAVAPLGLQDTDPLEQPIDEEFRAGTMTLSWDPDDERIVIEVFPYSEAAVVSPEQVDQDFEEPEPDEVLLVRLEAGAARAFVQRTEQVLEAGRPSCPFCGNPIDPDGHLCVRANGFRRREP, encoded by the coding sequence ATGCCAGTCGTCCACGCATTCGACCCGCCGGAGCGCTTCGTCACCGGCACCGTCGGCGAGCCCGGGTCCCGCACGTTCTTCCTCCAGGCCCGCAGCGGCAGCCGTGTCGTCAGCGTGGCCCTGGAGAAGCAGCAGGTCGCCGCGCTGGCCGAGCGGGTCGACGAGCTGCTCGACGAGGTGATGGGCTCCGAGACCTCCACCGCCGTGATCCCGGCCGTCGCGCCCCTGGGCCTGCAGGACACCGACCCGCTCGAGCAGCCCATCGACGAGGAGTTCCGCGCGGGCACGATGACGCTGTCGTGGGACCCCGACGACGAGCGCATCGTGATCGAGGTCTTCCCCTACAGCGAGGCCGCGGTGGTCTCCCCGGAGCAGGTCGACCAGGACTTCGAGGAGCCCGAGCCCGACGAGGTGCTCCTGGTGCGCCTGGAGGCCGGGGCCGCGCGGGCCTTCGTGCAGCGCACCGAGCAGGTCCTCGAGGCCGGGCGGCCCAGCTGCCCGTTCTGCGGCAACCCGATCGACCCCGACGGCCACCTGTGCGTGCGGGCCAACGGGTTCCGCCGCCGTGAGCCCTGA
- a CDS encoding sodium:calcium antiporter codes for MLESMTLDVAWVLFAVCAGVIGVAGVRLAGLVDRIADRTGLGEAVAGAVLMGLTTSLSGSVLSVSAAVSGDAELAMSNAVGGIAAQTLFLAVADIAYRRANLEHAAASIGNMIQGALLMAQMSWLLVAFAMPQWTVGHVHVVTPLLLASYAYGLRLVRQTQAQPMWTPARTHETRVDEPEVANQRESLAGQVVAFLLLAATIGTAGYVLERSASVIVSQTMLEAALVGTLFTAVVTSLPELVTTVAAVRNGSLTLAVSGIIGGNAFDTLFAAFSDVAYGEGSIYHAVSSTVVFWTALGALMTAVLLMGLIRREERGPGRIGFESAAMIVLYALGVTVVVAGT; via the coding sequence GTGCTCGAGTCGATGACCCTCGACGTCGCCTGGGTCCTCTTCGCGGTCTGCGCGGGCGTGATCGGGGTGGCCGGCGTGCGGCTCGCGGGCCTGGTCGACCGGATCGCCGACCGCACGGGCCTGGGCGAGGCGGTGGCCGGCGCGGTGCTGATGGGCCTGACCACCTCCCTCAGCGGCAGCGTGCTCTCCGTCTCGGCCGCGGTCTCCGGGGACGCCGAGCTGGCGATGTCGAACGCCGTCGGCGGGATCGCCGCGCAGACGCTCTTCCTGGCGGTGGCCGACATCGCCTACCGCCGGGCCAACCTCGAGCACGCGGCCGCCTCGATCGGCAACATGATCCAGGGCGCGCTGCTGATGGCCCAGATGTCGTGGCTGCTGGTCGCCTTCGCGATGCCGCAGTGGACCGTCGGCCACGTGCACGTGGTCACGCCGCTGCTGCTCGCCTCCTACGCCTACGGCCTGCGGCTGGTGCGTCAGACCCAGGCCCAGCCCATGTGGACCCCCGCCCGCACCCACGAGACCCGTGTCGACGAGCCGGAGGTGGCCAACCAGCGCGAGTCCCTGGCTGGACAGGTCGTCGCCTTCCTCCTGCTCGCGGCCACCATCGGGACCGCCGGCTACGTGCTGGAGAGGAGCGCCTCGGTCATCGTCTCCCAGACGATGCTCGAGGCCGCGCTGGTCGGCACCCTGTTCACCGCGGTGGTCACCTCGCTGCCCGAGCTGGTCACCACCGTCGCGGCCGTGCGCAACGGCTCGCTGACCCTGGCGGTGTCGGGCATCATCGGCGGCAACGCCTTCGACACCCTCTTCGCCGCCTTCTCCGACGTCGCCTACGGCGAGGGCTCGATCTACCACGCCGTCTCCAGCACGGTGGTCTTCTGGACCGCGCTGGGGGCGCTGATGACGGCCGTGCTGCTGATGGGCCTGATCCGGCGCGAGGAGCGCGGCCCGGGCCGCATCGGCTTCGAGAGCGCCGCGATGATCGTGCTCTACGCCCTCGGCGTCACGGTCGTGGTCGCAGGCACCTGA
- a CDS encoding M20/M25/M40 family metallo-hydrolase, whose protein sequence is MSTPAEDPRQEHSAHAGTERGYDPAAEVVEICRDLIRMDTSNYGDQEGPGERKAAEHVAALLDEVGISSQLFESEPGRTSVVARWGGTEGDALLLHGHLDVVPAAAEDWQVHPFSGEVQDGYVWGRGAVDMKDFDAMLLSVVRARQRAGRIPTRPIVLCFTADEEAGGHKGAEVLVRDHPELFEGVTEAVGEVGGFSVTVRGRRMYLVEAAEKGMAWMRLTARGRAGHGSMLNTDNAVSRLTAAVARIGAHDWPVRLTPTMEVLLASVGDLAGVQATPENAPDLIEEFGGAARMLGAVISNTTNPTMLQAGYKVNVIPTEATAHVDGRFLPGFEDEFFATLAELVGEGVEIEHLSHQQPWETPYDGDLVRAMNRSILSEDPDGIVAPYLMSGGTDAKHFRSLGMRSYGFAPLRLPADLDFTALFHGVDERVPVDALEFGARVFDTFLDDV, encoded by the coding sequence ATGTCGACCCCCGCCGAGGACCCCCGTCAGGAGCACAGCGCGCACGCCGGCACCGAGCGCGGCTACGACCCCGCCGCGGAGGTCGTGGAGATCTGTCGCGACCTGATCCGGATGGACACCTCCAACTACGGCGACCAGGAGGGGCCGGGGGAGCGCAAGGCCGCCGAGCACGTGGCCGCGCTGCTCGACGAGGTCGGGATCTCCTCGCAGCTCTTCGAGTCCGAGCCCGGGCGCACCAGCGTCGTGGCGCGCTGGGGCGGCACCGAGGGCGACGCGCTGCTGCTGCACGGCCACCTCGACGTCGTCCCCGCCGCGGCCGAGGACTGGCAGGTGCACCCCTTCTCCGGCGAGGTCCAGGACGGCTACGTCTGGGGCCGTGGGGCGGTCGACATGAAGGACTTCGACGCGATGCTCCTCAGCGTCGTGCGGGCCCGGCAGCGGGCTGGCAGGATCCCGACGCGGCCGATCGTGCTGTGCTTCACCGCCGACGAGGAGGCCGGTGGCCACAAGGGCGCCGAGGTGCTGGTGCGTGACCACCCCGAGCTGTTCGAGGGCGTCACCGAGGCCGTCGGCGAGGTGGGCGGCTTCTCGGTCACCGTGCGCGGGCGCCGGATGTACCTGGTCGAGGCCGCCGAGAAGGGGATGGCCTGGATGCGGCTGACCGCCCGCGGGCGCGCCGGGCATGGCTCGATGCTCAACACCGACAACGCCGTCTCGCGGCTCACCGCCGCCGTGGCGCGCATCGGCGCCCACGACTGGCCGGTGCGGCTGACCCCGACCATGGAGGTCCTGCTGGCCTCCGTCGGCGACCTGGCCGGGGTGCAGGCCACCCCCGAGAACGCACCCGACCTGATCGAGGAGTTCGGCGGCGCGGCGCGGATGCTGGGAGCGGTCATCTCCAACACCACCAACCCCACGATGCTGCAGGCCGGCTACAAGGTGAACGTGATCCCCACCGAGGCCACCGCCCACGTCGACGGTCGCTTCCTGCCCGGCTTCGAGGACGAGTTCTTCGCCACCCTGGCCGAGCTCGTCGGCGAGGGCGTCGAGATCGAGCACCTCTCCCACCAGCAGCCCTGGGAGACGCCGTACGACGGAGACCTGGTGCGCGCGATGAACCGCTCGATCCTCAGCGAGGACCCCGACGGCATCGTGGCGCCGTACCTGATGAGCGGCGGCACCGACGCGAAGCACTTCCGCAGCCTCGGGATGCGCAGCTACGGCTTCGCCCCGCTGCGCCTGCCCGCCGACCTCGACTTCACCGCTCTCTTCCACGGGGTCGACGAGCGGGTGCCGGTCGACGCGCTGGAGTTCGGCGCGCGGGTCTTCGACACGTTCCTCGACGACGTCTGA
- a CDS encoding DUF5703 family protein, producing the protein MTRTPLRPVRRGVEWEFDRVSFSREFSRNVVTKLLVDRAEHGGWELDRVQITADGTRRVVLRRKIIRAVRTA; encoded by the coding sequence ATGACCCGCACCCCGTTGCGCCCCGTGCGCCGCGGAGTGGAGTGGGAGTTCGACCGCGTGTCGTTCTCCCGCGAGTTCAGCCGCAACGTCGTGACCAAGCTGCTCGTCGACCGTGCCGAGCACGGAGGCTGGGAGCTCGACCGCGTGCAGATCACCGCCGACGGCACCCGTCGCGTGGTGCTGCGCCGCAAGATCATCCGTGCGGTGCGCACCGCCTGA